The sequence CGCATCGATATAGAGCGAATTCCACCAGATGATGGCGTTCAGCCCGAGGCCGAGCGCGCCCACCTGGTCCTCCATGCCGCGTTCATAGCCCCGCATCAGGCGGCCGAGGTTGCCGAAGAAGACGCGGCGGGCCAGGGTGTGACGGGACTCGTCGATGTTGAGCTGGGCTCCGATCATCCTGCGGTACTCCTCGACATGGATGACCTGAAGCAGGTGGAGCGATTTGAAGATCCGGCCGTAGTGGGCGAAGGCGTTCCCGAGACCGGTCAGGCGGCCGTCGGCCATCATCATCCGGATCAAGTCGTAGGCGCGGACCTGATTGGTGGCCAGCGAGCCGGCCACCCGCACCATGTCGTCCCAGTGCTGCACGATCGCCGGCAGCGACACCCGGCGCAGGCCCAGGGTGTTGAAGTCGCCCCACGCGTTGCCGGACCTGTGATCGCGGGTCAGGGTGCCCTCCAGCATCGCCGTGTCGCCCCACCACAGCTGGGTGTCGGTAACGTCGGCGTGCCGCGGCGCGAACTGGTAGCCGCAGATCGCGAACAGACCGTATACGACATCGCTGTAGCTGCCCTGATCTGTGGTGATCACCTCGGGGTGCTCGGCGGCGTCCAGGCGGTGAATGGCGTCCAGGATGAACAGCGAGTCGCTCAGCGTGCCGGGCACCAGCAGCCCGCCGAGCCCCATCACCTTGTCCGAGACCGTGTTCAGCCAGGTCGAGCCGCGTGCGCGCTTGCCGATCCTCCAGTAAAGCGGCGAGGGCCGGGCGTGCAGGGATCGGACCGGCACCACGAAGCGCATGCCGTCCACCGAGGCCACCATCCCGCCGCCCCAGTCGGCGGTGATGTCGATGCCCGCCTGCTTGTCGACCAGGCGGGCCGAGACCGCGGCGATGCCCTCACCGTGGAAATAGCCCTTCTCCACGCCCAGCAGCCGGTGCTCGGCAAGCGCCGGCATCCCCTCTTTGATCACCGGCACCAGGCCCACGTTGCACGAGCGGGCCACGGTGAGCGCGGCCAGGGTGATGTCGAGGTCATCGCGGCGCAGGTGCGAGCCGGAGATGTGGCGCATGCAGTCGAACATGCCGGTC comes from Streptosporangium roseum DSM 43021 and encodes:
- a CDS encoding Tn3 family transposase — encoded protein: MLTALGLQADPRAHLRELADLVDDAYTQVAAGLAANALVNIKGGKLHLSRLEAAPLPEGFKAVHDAVAAMLPRIDYPELLLETHAKTGMFDCMRHISGSHLRRDDLDITLAALTVARSCNVGLVPVIKEGMPALAEHRLLGVEKGYFHGEGIAAVSARLVDKQAGIDITADWGGGMVASVDGMRFVVPVRSLHARPSPLYWRIGKRARGSTWLNTVSDKVMGLGGLLVPGTLSDSLFILDAIHRLDAAEHPEVITTDQGSYSDVVYGLFAICGYQFAPRHADVTDTQLWWGDTAMLEGTLTRDHRSGNAWGDFNTLGLRRVSLPAIVQHWDDMVRVAGSLATNQVRAYDLIRMMMADGRLTGLGNAFAHYGRIFKSLHLLQVIHVEEYRRMIGAQLNIDESRHTLARRVFFGNLGRLMRGYERGMEDQVGALGLGLNAIIWWNSLYIDAAVKKLESGALGIKGGQVTPEIRAHLLPLMFEHINFHGFYPFNRPEVGGELRELHNPAAAEDDR